The Silene latifolia isolate original U9 population chromosome X, ASM4854445v1, whole genome shotgun sequence genome contains the following window.
tggtggggtggttgttgggaaatttcagaaattacaagtgagggagatgaagttgtgagggtttagttgaggttttgtgtagagaaaagagggggaaaaaggcccatgagtcaagttaagcccaataactcaaaatgagtcggtatccactagaattttcgtcccaagtctactataactcgagacggagaataatattgttaaaatctacactattattaccgttacacggctatgacgatattttatgaaaataagctttaaataataattatttaataaaaattacttaaaagtttatttaaaaatattaagaaagtgcggggtgttacaatcatcccaccttttaaaaagtttcgccctcgaaacttgaaacgaaaaggtattaccttaagaaaacaaactagggtacttggcacgcatggaagcctccggctcccaagtctcttcttctacatcaccacacttccacaaaaccttcaccaagggcaccactttgctccttagcttcttctccttcttatccaaaatcttaatcggtctctcctcgaaggaaagactaggctcaagctcgggaatctcattttgcaacacatgactagggtcgctaatgtatttcctaagctgagaaacatgaaagacatcatgaactttacccaaacttgggggcaaatccaacttataagccacggcaccaatcctctttatcacttcataaggtccaatgtacttcggactcaacttccctttgactccaaatctctttactcccTTCATCGGGGACACCTTCAAGAAcactttatctccaacttcaaattccaagggtcgacggcgaacatcggcataggatttttgacgatcttgggcggctttcattctttcacggatgagcttcacttgatcaatcgtctcggctaacttgtcgggtcctagatcacggacatcacttgcttgatcccaacaaatcggacttcggcatttccttccataaagggcttcataaggggccatcttgatagaagcatgataactattgttgtaagaaaattccaccaaaggtaagctcttctcccaactagaatgaaaatcaagggcacaagcacgcaacaagtcttctagattttgaattgtcctctcggattgtccatcggtagcggcatgaaaagcggtactcatcaacaacttactacccatagcatcttgcaaagctttccaaaatcttgaacaaaacctcgggtcacgatccgaaacgatctccttaggaacaccgtggtaacgaacgatctcatcaacataagcactagcaagacggtctaaactccaagtctctttgatagggatgaacctagcacacttggtcaacctatccacaacaacccatacggcatcttttccaccaacggtcttgggcaaagccatcacaaaatccatggaaatggactcccacttccataaaggaacatccaacggttgtagcaaaccaccgggtctcttatgctcaatctttaCTTGTTGGCAAGTAAGACATCTTCccacatatgacacaatgtcattcttcatgttaggccaccaaaattgaagcttcaaatccttatacatcttgtctcctccggggtgaatcgaataaggtgatagatgagcttcatctagaactctcttcctcaagtcaacggcatcgggcacatacatgcgtcctcggtaacgaaggtaacctctagcatcaatctcacaatcctttgctttcccttcaagaagcttgtcttgaaaacttttaaaagtagcatcgtccacaaggctatctaggatctcacggtgaagaacgggctcggcaaccatagcaccaagataatcaaaaccactctctacaagttgcaaactcaacttacgaaactcggcataaaggtcatcggggagcacacgaatagcactcaagggatgagtagacttcctactaagggcatcggcaaccacatttgcctttccttcatgatacaacaactccatgtcgtaatcattcaccaattccaaccatcgtcgttgtctcatattcaaatccttttgggtgaagatatacttcaaactcttatgatcggtgtagatacggcaatggactccaatgaggtagtgtctccacatcttcaaggcatgaacaatggcggctaactccaaatcatgagtgggatagttcacctcatgaactctcaattgtcgcgaagcataggcaacaactcttctattttgcatgagaacacaacccaaacccatcttagaagcatcacaaaacacatcaaaatcaactccatcctcgggcaaggtcaacacgggagcggtagtcaacctcttcttcaactcttggaatgcactttcacaagcttcggtccacacaaacttggtctctttcttcaaaagttgagtcatcggtctagcaagcttggaaaaatctttcacaaagcgacggtagtaacccgccaaacccaagaaactacggatctcaccaacatcggttggactcttccactcgatcacggcttcaatcttcgaaggatctaccatgacaccatccttagatatcacatggcctaagaaagacaccttagacaaccaaaattcacatttggagaatttggcaaaccacttttgacgacggaggatctccaaaatgatacgaaggtgatcggcatgctcttcttcagacttggaaaagatgaggatatcgtcaatgaaaaccacaacacacttgtctaagaactcactaaaggtccggttcatttggtccatgaagatagaaggggcattggttaaaccaaagggcatcaccttaaactcgaaatgtccatatctcgtgctaaaggcggtcttagggatatcggactcacgaacgggaatttggtgataaccggatctcaaatcaatcttggagaaagtagaagcacctttgagttgatcaaacaaatcttcaattcttggtagaggatacttgttcttgatggtaacacggttaagctcacggtagtcaatgcaaagtctcatggatccatctttcttcttcacaaagagaacgggagcaccccaaggcgaggcactaggtctaatgaatcctttctcaatcatctcatcaagttgctttctcaactccttcaactcggttggcgccatacgatacggggctttagcaatcagaccggttccgggtacaaggtcgatagagaactcaacatcacgctcgggaggaattaGGGCAATTCTTgggaaagacatcggcgaactcacaaaccacgggcacttcctCGATCTTCGGTAAGGgaggggaggtagaagtcaccacacaaagaaagatttggtaacctttcctcctcatactcatcaacttcaaagcggaaatcaacttcacaccttcttgggaacggactcctctataagacacacgagtgcctagcggactcttgaggcgaatcttttggtctctacactcgaatcttgcatcatactttgacaaccaatccatacccaaaatcacatcgaattcctcaaggggaaaacgaagtaggttagcggggaacaaggttcccgaaatagagataggaatgtcggcgaaagaaagggaacaagagaacatttctccggaaggtaaggatatagaagtttcctcactaggaattggttcaatggctagcttttcggagaatttggaagatataaaagataaagatgcgccggtatcaaataaaatgaggcaaggttgatcaaaaattgagaacatacccgtaatgatatcgggatgagcggcggcttcggctcgactcatgacaaagatagttcctcttggcctagcatttggagtaggagcattcttcttctcggggcaatcggcaacacgatgtccgggcttcttacaatgaaagcaagtcaagggcttgccatagcatccaactccggggtgtagagcttgcctacaatggtagcacttacggtccttctcaagttcattggttggtgtgggaacttgtcctctagattcttgaactcttggtccttgtcctccatggtcttgcatccttggcacaaacctcctcttgttggcatagttggaagtagaaggcacaaatggtctcttgccatgaaagttagaacgataagaatgagaagaggagtggattttggaatcttcctcaatggccttcaaagagctttcggcccaaatagcatcatcatagacttccacaaaggtagttgagcttcttctcaccatactttccaccttaggattcaacttgttcttgtagaagtagacacgatcctcttcatctttcacgaacttggaggcataatgagcaagttcattaaacttgtcggtgtaggcttgaattgatagcttcccttgcttgaattccatgaattccttcaatctttgttgcttgagctccttaggaTAGAAGCGGGtttccacaagtgacttgaagcggctccaatcaaagttggggtcttgagtagcggtaggaccggtcaaagtccaccacctatcggcttccttcacaagaaagtgagatgctaacctcaccttgtcctcctctcgggcatcaaagagagagaagttcttctccatatcacgaaaccactccgagagagcaacgggatccacttcaccaccataggtcttagccttgttccttgctagttgacttgcaatccaagcataacttccttgacggttagcttcGGGTGCAGGGGGAGCGGGTCGAGCATTTTGTTGACTAGCAagcacttgagtgagggcttgcatgatagcattttccacattGGTCGCTCGTACCATCTTTTcgcacaagagcaaacaagttagaacctatcacaaaacatacacaaaaggctaccaacttaggtccttaattctacccatctctcattcattattcaaggtcaagtaagaatttttaagttggggtacacgtgtgtgcgtcgggagcaatatatgctctgataccaactgtgacacccctcgttgaggtaactaaaagtaactagtaaatcgtggcggaaacacgagatttttgaaaacttttaaggcttctaaagaagtccaacgcgaggcatcaccaacacgataaataagtttagacagtgaagtttaagtttacaaaacaagtctatttattggggaaaagatatcccacgaattaacatagattcgaaaagtaggtgagtctattatgtgataactaaataaggtccgaggtaagaactcgctagctcacacggtcttccccacttaagcttcatcaccaacctgtcattcataatagatatgaaagccacggtcggtgggagtaactcgggttctcccagccacaatatgtcaaaatacaagtaattaagaatttaattaaataaacaagcatgagagtaaaatacttacggtgacgagaggatcatgattagtatacaaaatgcaataagagtagttacgcataaatgagagaagaataattaggtcaaacggtcaaatattgactcaactcaaatgtaagacaaattacaaagtatagactcaaacaagacaaccctcaagactccaacctcttggtaggacgacgatcataatacggtcctagtctaaacctggccagactctcgggatggacgacaccggattcgacaaacgataccaaatcgtatccaagactcgaaatatggtacacctaaccgtgcccgaaagtcgagtaacctcaaacggaaccttgtcacctaaccgtgacccccggtccgaaaaaggcggaaggaaaaatagcccaactcggaaacaatggcacctaaccgtgacccaatgtccgagggcaaataaatagggaatgtcgagtagtctcacaatgtaaaacgtcacactcgggtccgaacaagaaccataaccattatgcatgatcataacattaatgagtcttaaagtaaccaattatcgataggaaagaagatgcatgcatagctcaatcattattagaagtcgcaagtgaaatagaacaaacagGGACTCCCAGTAGGGTGGTGTCCGGCACCGGCCAAGACCATTGGGgtgggacaacatgccaaaatcgaaatttaataaaacttacGAGTGCACTCCCACCGGTCGTGAGACCGCCGCCgatcacccggctgggactacagaccaaatttcaaaaactcataaaaccttGATGCACTCCCGGTAGGTCGAAGAGGCCGCCGATCACCCGTGGGAATACGCCAAACTCAAAATCACATAAAATCCTCGGTGTACTCCCAAAGGTGGACCGTGCCGATCACCCGGTGGGACTACGAGCTTACCAAAATATGTTCAAAAACTTACGGGGAACTCCCACCGGTCGATGGGCCGCCAGCCACGTCATCTACggtgggactacaaacacgcggattcaatgcaaaacacttccaaaccatttgaaaccaacaaaaatcgtttcccatcaattgtttacgtatcctagcatgattctaactcggaaaaacaacatatttgaacatgtgaatgggtaatttcggattcaagagatgtagcatgagattttcatccaaacatgtgagaattgcaaacaagcatgatattcaacaaccaaattagcaccaatcatgaaagatacaacttctaatattcatatgagattataacttcataaaaccacacaattttaacataaaagtcgagtaacccatcaccgttacctttttgcacttcaatcttctaaagactcgtcaatgatgtagctatcctcctccgggttgtccaagttctcccctaaacacaaaaataaaggtattaagtcaagaatccacatccttgtaagatgagaatttcgaaatagaggaaaagatggcgactttcttacttagaaagaagggaaatgagaaaaggaagagaatggcgcgaaaaggaacgagattggtgaagaattgagtgagatatggtggttttagggttagtaagggaaggttcaacaatggtggggtggttgttgggaaatttcagaaattacaagtgagggagatgaagttgtgagggtttagttgaggttttgtgtagagaaaagagggggaaaaaggcccatgagtcaagttaagcccaataactcaaaatgagtcggtatccactagaattttcgtcccaagtc
Protein-coding sequences here:
- the LOC141617417 gene encoding uncharacterized protein LOC141617417; protein product: MKAAQDRQKSYADVRRRPLEFEVGDKVFLKVSPMKGVKRFGVKGKLSPKYIGPYEVIKRIGAVAYKLDLPPSLGKVHDVFHVSQLRKYISDPSHVLQNEIPELEPSLSFEERPIKILDKKEKKLRSKVVPLVKVLWKCGDVEEETWEPEASMRAKYPSLFS